A genomic segment from Deinococcus sp. YIM 77859 encodes:
- a CDS encoding TetR/AcrR family transcriptional regulator, with protein sequence MTVPPSLPASPTPDTTRARILTEAARLFVASGYHGVSMREVAAAVGVTKPALYHHYADKEALFLAMLEGTLAGLARLVAHAGAQTGVRAQLETLVGDLLASAPEQRLGLQLAGELRHVSPERRRAFEEEYRRVWMGGLTRLIEEAARRGELRADLPPAVLTRALLALLYPLVTGAPTRDPQETAQALLSVYLDGATPRSPED encoded by the coding sequence GTGACTGTTCCGCCCTCCCTACCGGCCTCGCCCACTCCCGATACCACTCGCGCCCGCATCCTGACCGAGGCCGCGCGGCTTTTTGTGGCGAGCGGCTATCACGGGGTCAGCATGCGTGAGGTGGCCGCGGCGGTGGGCGTGACCAAGCCTGCGCTCTACCACCACTACGCCGACAAAGAAGCCCTCTTCCTGGCGATGCTGGAGGGCACCCTGGCCGGGCTCGCTCGTCTGGTGGCCCATGCCGGGGCCCAAACAGGCGTACGCGCACAGCTTGAAACACTGGTGGGCGACCTGCTGGCCAGCGCTCCCGAGCAGCGATTAGGCCTGCAACTGGCCGGTGAGCTGCGGCACGTCTCCCCCGAGCGCCGCCGAGCCTTTGAGGAGGAGTACCGCCGGGTATGGATGGGCGGCCTGACCCGACTGATCGAGGAGGCCGCGCGGCGCGGCGAACTCCGAGCCGATCTGCCCCCCGCCGTACTCACGCGGGCCCTGCTCGCCCTGCTGTACCCGCTGGTGACGGGCGCGCCCACCCGCGACCCGCAGGAAACGGCGCAGGCCCTGCTCAGCGTGTACCTGGACGGCGCCACACCGCGCTCACCCGAAGATTAA
- a CDS encoding TerC family protein codes for MIETLFGWVSQPEAWLAFGTLLLLEVVLGIDNVIFISILAGKLPPEQRQRARTLGLLAAMLMRLALLFSITWIYRLQDDLFVLFGRGFSGRDLILIGGGLFLLYKAVKEMHEQLEGPSVHHGSDVVRQGAVNFAGIIGQIMLLDIVFSLDSVITAVGMAEDIGVMVSAVVLTVAIMLVAARPIGEFVQAHPTVKMLALAFLLLIGVNLVADGFGFKIPKGYTYFAMGFAIMVELLNLRVRRGQPVNLHESQRHPDKA; via the coding sequence GTGATAGAAACCCTTTTCGGTTGGGTCAGTCAGCCTGAAGCGTGGCTGGCCTTTGGAACGTTGTTGCTGCTGGAGGTGGTGCTGGGCATCGACAACGTGATTTTTATCAGTATCCTGGCGGGCAAGCTGCCCCCCGAGCAGCGGCAGCGCGCCCGAACGCTGGGCCTGCTGGCTGCCATGCTGATGCGGCTCGCGCTGCTGTTTTCGATCACCTGGATCTACCGCCTCCAAGATGACCTGTTTGTCCTGTTTGGCCGGGGCTTCTCAGGGCGGGACCTGATCCTGATCGGAGGCGGTCTCTTTCTGCTGTACAAGGCCGTCAAGGAGATGCATGAGCAGCTGGAGGGACCCAGCGTGCATCACGGCAGCGACGTGGTGAGACAGGGCGCGGTGAACTTCGCGGGCATCATCGGCCAGATTATGCTGCTGGACATCGTCTTTAGTCTTGACTCGGTCATCACGGCGGTCGGGATGGCCGAAGACATCGGCGTGATGGTGAGCGCCGTGGTCCTGACGGTCGCCATCATGCTGGTGGCGGCCCGTCCCATCGGAGAGTTCGTGCAGGCGCACCCCACGGTCAAGATGTTGGCGCTGGCCTTTTTGCTGCTGATCGGCGTGAACCTGGTCGCGGACGGCTTCGGCTTCAAGATCCCCAAGGGCTACACCTACTTCGCCATGGGCTTTGCCATCATGGTGGAACTGCTCAATCTGCGCGTTCGCCGCGGCCAGCCGGTGAACCTGCACGAGTCACAACGCCATCCGGACAAGGCCTGA
- the nth gene encoding endonuclease III, which translates to MRRVLRPTPAQEVPPPAQLPEIIRRLAQTYLPARPAPRVSPEPLDDLIQIILAQQNTAAHARRQFAALQAAYPVWEAALADGPDGVEAVLRAAGGGLTRTKADYIWNMLFRLEETRGHLSLRDLRQMDDAAARALLEALPGVGMKTASLLLLFALARPAIPVENNIHRVAERLDLIPARWNVLKAERWFDEVLPRDWATRYTFHVSAIRHGRQTCLTRRPHCGACVLQDLCPTSALFLNASSLGRLP; encoded by the coding sequence GTGCGCCGAGTGCTCCGGCCCACGCCCGCCCAGGAGGTTCCTCCCCCCGCACAGCTCCCGGAGATCATCCGGCGCCTGGCACAGACCTATCTGCCCGCACGGCCCGCACCGCGTGTGAGCCCCGAGCCGCTCGACGACCTTATTCAAATCATCCTGGCGCAGCAAAATACGGCGGCCCACGCCCGGCGGCAGTTCGCGGCCCTGCAAGCCGCCTACCCGGTGTGGGAGGCAGCCCTCGCCGACGGCCCAGACGGGGTTGAGGCCGTGCTTCGTGCGGCAGGCGGTGGCCTGACGCGGACCAAGGCCGACTACATCTGGAATATGCTCTTCCGCCTGGAAGAGACGCGCGGCCACCTCAGTCTGCGCGACCTGCGGCAGATGGATGATGCCGCGGCCCGCGCCCTGCTGGAAGCGCTGCCCGGTGTAGGCATGAAAACCGCCTCGCTGCTGCTCCTTTTTGCGTTGGCTCGCCCCGCCATCCCGGTCGAGAACAACATTCACCGGGTCGCTGAACGGCTCGACCTCATTCCCGCGCGTTGGAATGTGTTGAAGGCAGAACGCTGGTTTGACGAGGTGCTGCCGCGCGACTGGGCAACGCGGTACACCTTCCACGTCTCGGCTATCCGGCACGGGCGGCAAACGTGCCTGACCCGCCGTCCCCATTGTGGGGCTTGCGTCCTGCAAGACCTTTGTCCCACGTCGGCCCTGTTTCTGAACGCTTCTTCCCTCGGTCGCCTCCCCTGA